From Peptoanaerobacter stomatis, one genomic window encodes:
- a CDS encoding glucose-1-phosphate adenylyltransferase codes for MNKKEIIAMILAGGQGSRLKMFTENLAKPAVPFGGKYRVIDFVISNCANSNIDAVGILTQYKPFELHNHIGIGTSWGLNRRDGGAYILPPYMSEKEQNFYKGTAHAIEQNIEFINSFNPEYLLVLSGDHIYKMNYQKMLNFHKEHDADVTIAVIEVPWEEAPRFGIMNTNPDGSIYEFEEKPENPKSNLASMGIYIFNWKLLKEEFEKASIENRNKTDFGQDIIPSLLAEGKKLFSYKFKGYWKDVGTLSSYWESNMDLLDKDNELKLFDSDWQIRSHNHSLPPMFIAKDAIVKNSMIADGAKIKGTVKNSIIFSEVEVEEGAVVEDSVIMSSTVIKKGAVVKKAIIGENVIIHENAKALNENGELYSLGNNIEVRGENNAKK; via the coding sequence ATGAATAAAAAAGAAATTATAGCAATGATTTTGGCAGGCGGTCAAGGCAGTAGGCTGAAAATGTTTACTGAAAATCTTGCAAAACCGGCCGTTCCCTTCGGTGGAAAATATAGGGTGATAGATTTTGTAATATCCAACTGTGCTAATTCAAACATTGATGCTGTCGGCATACTTACACAATACAAGCCTTTTGAGTTACATAATCATATAGGGATAGGTACATCTTGGGGACTTAACAGACGTGACGGTGGTGCATATATATTACCTCCTTATATGAGTGAAAAGGAACAGAACTTTTATAAAGGTACTGCTCATGCAATTGAGCAGAATATTGAATTTATAAATTCTTTTAATCCTGAGTATCTTCTTGTTTTATCAGGAGACCATATATATAAGATGAATTATCAAAAAATGCTCAACTTCCACAAAGAACATGATGCGGATGTTACTATTGCAGTAATAGAAGTGCCTTGGGAAGAAGCACCTCGATTCGGTATAATGAATACAAATCCTGATGGAAGTATCTATGAGTTTGAAGAAAAACCGGAAAACCCTAAGAGCAATTTGGCATCAATGGGAATTTATATATTTAATTGGAAGCTTTTAAAAGAAGAGTTTGAAAAAGCATCTATTGAAAACAGAAATAAAACCGATTTCGGACAAGACATCATCCCATCCCTGTTAGCAGAGGGAAAGAAATTGTTTTCCTATAAATTTAAAGGATACTGGAAAGATGTAGGAACATTATCATCATATTGGGAATCAAATATGGACTTATTGGATAAGGATAATGAATTGAAATTGTTTGACAGCGACTGGCAAATACGCTCTCACAACCATTCATTACCTCCGATGTTTATAGCAAAAGATGCCATAGTAAAAAATTCTATGATAGCTGACGGAGCAAAGATAAAAGGAACAGTTAAAAACTCCATAATATTTTCTGAAGTTGAAGTTGAAGAGGGAGCTGTTGTGGAGGACAGTGTTATAATGAGTTCTACAGTTATAAAAAAAGGTGCTGTTGTAAAAAAAGCGATAATAGGAGAAAATGTTATTATACACGAAAATGCGAAGGCTTTGAATGAAAATGGTGAATTATATTCTTTAGGAAACAATATAGAAGTAAGAGGTGAGAATAATGCTAAAAAATAA